The following coding sequences lie in one Peromyscus maniculatus bairdii isolate BWxNUB_F1_BW_parent chromosome 3, HU_Pman_BW_mat_3.1, whole genome shotgun sequence genomic window:
- the Sftpb gene encoding pulmonary surfactant-associated protein B isoform X2, with product MESGPRALSPTIRASASSGVPSSRQPWPSHICCSGCCCCCPHSAAQVQPPGRHHPWIVHRALNSGARAWSKQCSAEPWDTAYRRSGDTQDLPFFQNDLCQECEDIVHLLIKMTKEDIFQDTIRKFLEQECEILPLKLLVPRCRQVLDVYLPLVVDYFQSQINPKAICNHVGLCPLVQAKPEQESGMQDAIPDPLLNKLVLSAMPGALLARPGPHTQDLSEQQLPIPLPFCWLCRTLIKRVQAVIPKCLAERYTVLLLDALLGRVVPQLVCGLVLRCASEDATGPVLPALESLTEEGPLQDTKCHLCKSVIARAWNASEQAMPQAMRQACLRFWLDRQKCEQFVEQHTAELLVLVPRSRNSHVTCQALGACEAPASPLQCFRTPHL from the exons ATGGAGTCCGGCCCCCGGGCCCTCTCCCCCACTATAAGAGCCTCTGCCTCAAGTGGGGTGCCAAGCAGTAGGCAGCCATGGCCAAGTCACATCTGCtgcagtggctgctgctgctgctgcccacactctgcagcccaggtgcAG CCGCCGGGTCGGCATCATCCCTGGATTGTGCACAGGGCCCTAAATTCTGGTGCCAGAGCCTGGAGCAAGCAGTGCAGTGCAGAGCCCTGGGACACTGCCTACAGGAGGTCTGGGGACACGCAGGACCT ACCCTTTTTCCAGAATGACCTGTGCCAAGAATGCGAGGACATTGTCCACCTCCTCATAAAGATGACCAAGGAAGACATTTTCCAG GACACGATCCGGAAGTTCTTGGAGCAGGAGTGTGAGATCCTTCCCTTGAAGCTGCTTGTGCCCCGATGTCGCCAAGTGCTGGATGTCTACCTGCCCCTGGTGGTCGACTACTTCCAGAGCCAGATA AACCCAAAGGCTATCTGCAATCACGTGGGGCTGTGCCCACTTGTACAGGCTAAGCCAGAACAGGAGTCAGGGATGCAGGATGCTATCCCGGACCCTCTGCTGAACAAGCTGGTCCTCTCCGCCATGCCAGGGGCCCTCTTGGCAAGGCCTGGGCCTCACACACAG GACCTCTCTGAACAGCAGCTCCCCATCCCTCTGCCCTTCTGCTGGCTCTGCAGGACTCTCATCAAGCGGGTCCAAGCCGTGATTCCCAAG TGCCTGGCCGAGCGCTACACCGTCCTCCTGCTGGATGCACTGCTGGGCCGGGTGGTGCCCCAGCTCGTCTGCGGCCTCGTCCTCCGATGTGCCAGCGAGGACGCCACTGGCCCAG tcctcCCTGCTCTGGAGTCCCTGACAGAAGAAGGGCCACTACAAGACACCAAGTGCCATCTCTGCAAGTCTGTGATCGCCCGGGCATGGAACGCCAGCGAACAGGCTATGCCACAGGCAATGCGCCAGGCCTGCCTTCGCTTCTGGCTGGACAGGCAAAAG TGTGAGCAGTTTGTGGAACAGCACACAGCCGAGCTGCTGGTCCTGGTGCCCAGGAGCCGGAACTCCCATGTCACCTGCCAG GCCCTGGGAGCGTGTGAGGCCCCGGCCAGTCCTCTGCAATGCTTCCGAACCCCACACCTCTGA
- the Sftpb gene encoding pulmonary surfactant-associated protein B isoform X1, whose translation MESGPRALSPTIRASASSGVPSSRQPWPSHICCSGCCCCCPHSAAQVQPPGRHHPWIVHRALNSGARAWSKQCSAEPWDTAYRRSGDTQDLPFFQNDLCQECEDIVHLLIKMTKEDIFQDTIRKFLEQECEILPLKLLVPRCRQVLDVYLPLVVDYFQSQINPKAICNHVGLCPLVQAKPEQESGMQDAIPDPLLNKLVLSAMPGALLARPGPHTQDLSEQQLPIPLPFCWLCRTLIKRVQAVIPKGVLAVAVAQACHVVPLVVGGICQCLAERYTVLLLDALLGRVVPQLVCGLVLRCASEDATGPVLPALESLTEEGPLQDTKCHLCKSVIARAWNASEQAMPQAMRQACLRFWLDRQKCEQFVEQHTAELLVLVPRSRNSHVTCQALGACEAPASPLQCFRTPHL comes from the exons ATGGAGTCCGGCCCCCGGGCCCTCTCCCCCACTATAAGAGCCTCTGCCTCAAGTGGGGTGCCAAGCAGTAGGCAGCCATGGCCAAGTCACATCTGCtgcagtggctgctgctgctgctgcccacactctgcagcccaggtgcAG CCGCCGGGTCGGCATCATCCCTGGATTGTGCACAGGGCCCTAAATTCTGGTGCCAGAGCCTGGAGCAAGCAGTGCAGTGCAGAGCCCTGGGACACTGCCTACAGGAGGTCTGGGGACACGCAGGACCT ACCCTTTTTCCAGAATGACCTGTGCCAAGAATGCGAGGACATTGTCCACCTCCTCATAAAGATGACCAAGGAAGACATTTTCCAG GACACGATCCGGAAGTTCTTGGAGCAGGAGTGTGAGATCCTTCCCTTGAAGCTGCTTGTGCCCCGATGTCGCCAAGTGCTGGATGTCTACCTGCCCCTGGTGGTCGACTACTTCCAGAGCCAGATA AACCCAAAGGCTATCTGCAATCACGTGGGGCTGTGCCCACTTGTACAGGCTAAGCCAGAACAGGAGTCAGGGATGCAGGATGCTATCCCGGACCCTCTGCTGAACAAGCTGGTCCTCTCCGCCATGCCAGGGGCCCTCTTGGCAAGGCCTGGGCCTCACACACAG GACCTCTCTGAACAGCAGCTCCCCATCCCTCTGCCCTTCTGCTGGCTCTGCAGGACTCTCATCAAGCGGGTCCAAGCCGTGATTCCCAAG ggTGTGCTGGCCGTGGCTGTGGCCCAGGCGTGCCACGTGGTACCCCTGGTGGTGGGTGGCATCTGCCAGTGCCTGGCCGAGCGCTACACCGTCCTCCTGCTGGATGCACTGCTGGGCCGGGTGGTGCCCCAGCTCGTCTGCGGCCTCGTCCTCCGATGTGCCAGCGAGGACGCCACTGGCCCAG tcctcCCTGCTCTGGAGTCCCTGACAGAAGAAGGGCCACTACAAGACACCAAGTGCCATCTCTGCAAGTCTGTGATCGCCCGGGCATGGAACGCCAGCGAACAGGCTATGCCACAGGCAATGCGCCAGGCCTGCCTTCGCTTCTGGCTGGACAGGCAAAAG TGTGAGCAGTTTGTGGAACAGCACACAGCCGAGCTGCTGGTCCTGGTGCCCAGGAGCCGGAACTCCCATGTCACCTGCCAG GCCCTGGGAGCGTGTGAGGCCCCGGCCAGTCCTCTGCAATGCTTCCGAACCCCACACCTCTGA
- the Sftpb gene encoding pulmonary surfactant-associated protein B isoform X3 — MAKSHLLQWLLLLLPTLCSPGAAAGSASSLDCAQGPKFWCQSLEQAVQCRALGHCLQEVWGHAGPNDLCQECEDIVHLLIKMTKEDIFQDTIRKFLEQECEILPLKLLVPRCRQVLDVYLPLVVDYFQSQINPKAICNHVGLCPLVQAKPEQESGMQDAIPDPLLNKLVLSAMPGALLARPGPHTQDLSEQQLPIPLPFCWLCRTLIKRVQAVIPKGVLAVAVAQACHVVPLVVGGICQCLAERYTVLLLDALLGRVVPQLVCGLVLRCASEDATGPVLPALESLTEEGPLQDTKCHLCKSVIARAWNASEQAMPQAMRQACLRFWLDRQKCEQFVEQHTAELLVLVPRSRNSHVTCQALGACEAPASPLQCFRTPHL, encoded by the exons ATGGCCAAGTCACATCTGCtgcagtggctgctgctgctgctgcccacactctgcagcccaggtgcAG CCGCCGGGTCGGCATCATCCCTGGATTGTGCACAGGGCCCTAAATTCTGGTGCCAGAGCCTGGAGCAAGCAGTGCAGTGCAGAGCCCTGGGACACTGCCTACAGGAGGTCTGGGGACACGCAGGACCT AATGACCTGTGCCAAGAATGCGAGGACATTGTCCACCTCCTCATAAAGATGACCAAGGAAGACATTTTCCAG GACACGATCCGGAAGTTCTTGGAGCAGGAGTGTGAGATCCTTCCCTTGAAGCTGCTTGTGCCCCGATGTCGCCAAGTGCTGGATGTCTACCTGCCCCTGGTGGTCGACTACTTCCAGAGCCAGATA AACCCAAAGGCTATCTGCAATCACGTGGGGCTGTGCCCACTTGTACAGGCTAAGCCAGAACAGGAGTCAGGGATGCAGGATGCTATCCCGGACCCTCTGCTGAACAAGCTGGTCCTCTCCGCCATGCCAGGGGCCCTCTTGGCAAGGCCTGGGCCTCACACACAG GACCTCTCTGAACAGCAGCTCCCCATCCCTCTGCCCTTCTGCTGGCTCTGCAGGACTCTCATCAAGCGGGTCCAAGCCGTGATTCCCAAG ggTGTGCTGGCCGTGGCTGTGGCCCAGGCGTGCCACGTGGTACCCCTGGTGGTGGGTGGCATCTGCCAGTGCCTGGCCGAGCGCTACACCGTCCTCCTGCTGGATGCACTGCTGGGCCGGGTGGTGCCCCAGCTCGTCTGCGGCCTCGTCCTCCGATGTGCCAGCGAGGACGCCACTGGCCCAG tcctcCCTGCTCTGGAGTCCCTGACAGAAGAAGGGCCACTACAAGACACCAAGTGCCATCTCTGCAAGTCTGTGATCGCCCGGGCATGGAACGCCAGCGAACAGGCTATGCCACAGGCAATGCGCCAGGCCTGCCTTCGCTTCTGGCTGGACAGGCAAAAG TGTGAGCAGTTTGTGGAACAGCACACAGCCGAGCTGCTGGTCCTGGTGCCCAGGAGCCGGAACTCCCATGTCACCTGCCAG GCCCTGGGAGCGTGTGAGGCCCCGGCCAGTCCTCTGCAATGCTTCCGAACCCCACACCTCTGA
- the Sftpb gene encoding pulmonary surfactant-associated protein B isoform X4 — translation MAKSHLLQWLLLLLPTLCSPGAAAGSASSLDCAQGPKFWCQSLEQAVQCRALGHCLQEVWGHAGPNDLCQECEDIVHLLIKMTKEDIFQDTIRKFLEQECEILPLKLLVPRCRQVLDVYLPLVVDYFQSQINPKAICNHVGLCPLVQAKPEQESGMQDAIPDPLLNKLVLSAMPGALLARPGPHTQDLSEQQLPIPLPFCWLCRTLIKRVQAVIPKCLAERYTVLLLDALLGRVVPQLVCGLVLRCASEDATGPVLPALESLTEEGPLQDTKCHLCKSVIARAWNASEQAMPQAMRQACLRFWLDRQKCEQFVEQHTAELLVLVPRSRNSHVTCQALGACEAPASPLQCFRTPHL, via the exons ATGGCCAAGTCACATCTGCtgcagtggctgctgctgctgctgcccacactctgcagcccaggtgcAG CCGCCGGGTCGGCATCATCCCTGGATTGTGCACAGGGCCCTAAATTCTGGTGCCAGAGCCTGGAGCAAGCAGTGCAGTGCAGAGCCCTGGGACACTGCCTACAGGAGGTCTGGGGACACGCAGGACCT AATGACCTGTGCCAAGAATGCGAGGACATTGTCCACCTCCTCATAAAGATGACCAAGGAAGACATTTTCCAG GACACGATCCGGAAGTTCTTGGAGCAGGAGTGTGAGATCCTTCCCTTGAAGCTGCTTGTGCCCCGATGTCGCCAAGTGCTGGATGTCTACCTGCCCCTGGTGGTCGACTACTTCCAGAGCCAGATA AACCCAAAGGCTATCTGCAATCACGTGGGGCTGTGCCCACTTGTACAGGCTAAGCCAGAACAGGAGTCAGGGATGCAGGATGCTATCCCGGACCCTCTGCTGAACAAGCTGGTCCTCTCCGCCATGCCAGGGGCCCTCTTGGCAAGGCCTGGGCCTCACACACAG GACCTCTCTGAACAGCAGCTCCCCATCCCTCTGCCCTTCTGCTGGCTCTGCAGGACTCTCATCAAGCGGGTCCAAGCCGTGATTCCCAAG TGCCTGGCCGAGCGCTACACCGTCCTCCTGCTGGATGCACTGCTGGGCCGGGTGGTGCCCCAGCTCGTCTGCGGCCTCGTCCTCCGATGTGCCAGCGAGGACGCCACTGGCCCAG tcctcCCTGCTCTGGAGTCCCTGACAGAAGAAGGGCCACTACAAGACACCAAGTGCCATCTCTGCAAGTCTGTGATCGCCCGGGCATGGAACGCCAGCGAACAGGCTATGCCACAGGCAATGCGCCAGGCCTGCCTTCGCTTCTGGCTGGACAGGCAAAAG TGTGAGCAGTTTGTGGAACAGCACACAGCCGAGCTGCTGGTCCTGGTGCCCAGGAGCCGGAACTCCCATGTCACCTGCCAG GCCCTGGGAGCGTGTGAGGCCCCGGCCAGTCCTCTGCAATGCTTCCGAACCCCACACCTCTGA